The uncultured Subdoligranulum sp. genomic sequence GCCTCCAACTCCAAGCTGGCTGCCCTGATCACCAAGGCCAAGGCCAACAGCGTGCCCAACGATAACATCCAGCGCATCATCAAGCGCGCCGAGGGCGGCGACAAGGCGGATTACGAGGCAATGACCTACGAAGGCTACGGCCCCGGCGGCGTGGCGGTCATGGTGGAGACCCTGACCGACAACCGCAACCGCACCGCGGCCAACATGCGCCATTACTTCGACAAGTTCGGCGGCAACCTGGGCCAGATGGGCTGTGTCAGCTTCATGTTCAGCCAGAAGGGCGTCATCATGGTGGATCTGGAGGACAAGGATCCCGACCAGCTGATGATGGACGCGCTGGACGCCGGTGCCGAGGACTTCGATGCTGGTGAGGAGGCCGCCCAGGTCACCACCACGCCGGAGAACTTTACGGCTGTCTGCGAGG encodes the following:
- a CDS encoding YebC/PmpR family DNA-binding transcriptional regulator, translated to MSGHSKWNNIKRKKEKTDGARAKIFTKIGREISVAVKEGGSNPASNSKLAALITKAKANSVPNDNIQRIIKRAEGGDKADYEAMTYEGYGPGGVAVMVETLTDNRNRTAANMRHYFDKFGGNLGQMGCVSFMFSQKGVIMVDLEDKDPDQLMMDALDAGAEDFDAGEEAAQVTTTPENFTAVCEALQNKGYTFISADVAQVPATTTTLTDPDQLAQMGKLLDALDDDDDVQNAWHSLENEEDLDR